CGTACAGCAGCGCCCGCGGGGCTGGTTCTCGTCTTCGACGACTTGCACTCGGCCGACCGGGCCTCGCTGCTGCTCCTCTATGCGCTCGCGCGCGAGCTGCGCTCGCTTCGCGTGTTGCTCCTCGCGACATGCCGCGACGTCGAAGCGCGCCTCGACGCCGACACCAGTGAGCTGATCTTCTCTCGGATCGCGCGCGAAGGCACGACGTTGACGCTGCCGTGCCTGGATCGCACCGCCTCGGCCGACCTGCTGCGTGGACGACACGTCGGCGCGTTGCCCGCCGATCTCGAGACGCGCATCTTCGACAGCACCCACGGCAACCCGCTGTTCCTCGTCGAGATGCTGCGTCTTTACGACGATGAAGGGCCGGCGGCGATCGCGGCGGGCGTCGTGCCGTCGGGCGTGCGGGACGTCATCCGGCAGCGCCTCGCGCGCGTGGCCGACGATACCCGAACGTTCCTCGAGCTAGCGGCCGTCGCGGGCGACGAGGTCGACCCGCCGCGGCTCGCGGCGGCGGCGGGCCGGGACGTCGCGTGGGTGGCGGCGCGCGCGGCCGAGGCCTCGCGAACGGGCATTTTATGCCAACGCGCACGGCGGCTCTGGTTCTCGCACGCCCTCGTGCGGGAGGTCCTTTACCGCGAGCTCGGAGACGACGAGCGCCGGACGCTCCACGCCGCCGTCGGCGCTGCGCTCGAGCGCACGGTTAGTACCGAGGCCGCGACGCCGCTCATGGAGCTCGCGCACCACGCGCTCGAGGCCGCGGTCGATCTGCCCCACGCCGCCGACTTGGCGGTGCGTGCCGCCGCGCGCGCTGCCGCAGTCGCGGCCAACGATCAGGCCATCGTCGTCCTCGAACGGGCTGTCACCGTGCTGGACGCGGCAGCCGCGCCGGCCCTGCTGCGCGCGCGTGTCCTCCTCGCACTCGCGGAGGCGCGCATCCGCGCCGGCGACTCTGCGCAGGGCACGTCGCTGTCCTGCGAGGTTGCGACGATCGCCGAGCGCGCCGGTGATCCCGAGTTGCTGGCCAGGGCCGCGTTGACCTATGGGCTGGTGGTCAAGTTCGCCATGGTCGATCCGGTGATGGTCGACTTGCTCGAGAGCGCCATGGCCGCGCTGCCATCTGGCGACAGCCCGCTGCGCGCGCGCCTGCTCGCACGCCTGGCGGCCGCGCTTCAGCCCGCGGCCGACATCGACGAGCCGGTGCGCCTCGCGCGCGAGGCCATCGCCACCGCGCGCCGCCTCGGCGATCGGCGCGGCTTGCTCGAGACCACGTTCGACGGCCTCTCGGCGATGATGGACGTCGTCGAACCTCGTGAGCGGCACGTGCTGAACGTGGAGGTCGAGGCGCTCGCGGTCGCCGAGGGGGATCGCGAACGCCTGCTGCGCACGCATGCGCGCCTGGCGTTGGATCACTTGGCGCTGGGGGAGCTGCCGCTCGCCGACGCCCGCATCGACGCGTTCGAGACACTCGCGACCGAGCTGCGCGCGTCATGGATTGGCTGGCGTGTGCCGCTGTTCCGGGCCGTGCGCGCCAGCATCGAGGGGCGCTTCGCCGCTGCCGAGGCGCTGGAGACACAGGCGCGCGAGGCCGTGGCCCGCGTGGGCGATCCGCTGGGCGAGCGCGCTCTCGTGCTCCTCCGCGAGGGTTTTCTACGGATGGCCGAACGCCACGAGGAAATGCGCGAACACGACGCGCTGGCGCGACGTCAACGCGCAGGGCTTCGCCTCGCGCCGGCCTGGCAAAGCCTGGCCTCGGCGCTGCTCTTTGCGCGCCTCGAAGATGAGGCGCAGGCGGGTTTTC
This genomic window from Polyangia bacterium contains:
- a CDS encoding AAA family ATPase; this translates as MQGKRAGSTDPIFVGRERELDQLSRGLEEAFAAKGQLFLLVGEPGIGKTALCDAATGAAAARGLPVLWGRAWEAGGAPAYWPWLDILAGLARRLDDGALAASFDAEGAALLAELVPEIRQRLPPAPTFWPPPPDEARFRLCRAVITLVRRTAAPAGLVLVFDDLHSADRASLLLLYALARELRSLRVLLLATCRDVEARLDADTSELIFSRIAREGTTLTLPCLDRTASADLLRGRHVGALPADLETRIFDSTHGNPLFLVEMLRLYDDEGPAAIAAGVVPSGVRDVIRQRLARVADDTRTFLELAAVAGDEVDPPRLAAAAGRDVAWVAARAAEASRTGILCQRARRLWFSHALVREVLYRELGDDERRTLHAAVGAALERTVSTEAATPLMELAHHALEAAVDLPHAADLAVRAAARAAAVAANDQAIVVLERAVTVLDAAAAPALLRARVLLALAEARIRAGDSAQGTSLSCEVATIAERAGDPELLARAALTYGLVVKFAMVDPVMVDLLESAMAALPSGDSPLRARLLARLAAALQPAADIDEPVRLAREAIATARRLGDRRGLLETTFDGLSAMMDVVEPRERHVLNVEVEALAVAEGDRERLLRTHARLALDHLALGELPLADARIDAFETLATELRASWIGWRVPLFRAVRASIEGRFAAAEALETQAREAVARVGDPLGERALVLLREGFLRMAERHEEMREHDALARRQRAGLRLAPAWQSLASALLFARLEDEAQAGFHLDLVPDEQRPPHRNMFPLCCLAEPAAFVGTTELASDLYGLLEPLADQYVMLGMSQMNWDGPIGRLVALLAERLGRPDEAVARFEDALARLERLGARPLLARTRYELGRTLWGRASAGAGDRQRARTLLTDARALASELRMPGLIRLIDARLDTWNETAATPAVGPPAALSLTLEGEFWTITSPAGKTFRLKDSLGLQYLARLVAAPGREIHVLELVRSAGGSDEGPVDGGDAGELLDDEARADYGRRLEDLRDSLAEAESFGDAVRAARARQEIDFLAAELGRAVGLGGRARRAGSAAERARSAVQRRIKNALARLSEAAPELTPFVTQAVRTGNYCVYRPPGT